The DNA region GAAGAGTTGGACAAAGACACCATCGACACTCTGGCAGCAAATGTTGACCTGACTCCGGCACCTCTGCCGACGGTTCGCAAGCAGGCCCGTACCACCAGTACCGGCCTGAAAGGCCCTCGTGGCAGAACCGCTCCTCAGAAGAAAGGCAAGAAACGCCCATCTCCTCACAAGAAAGCCGCTCCACACAAACGCAATCGTTTTTCCTGACAATCAGGTGCAAGAACGTCGGGCTTCACAGCCCGCGTTTTTACAGCAAATCCATCAATTCTGACCTATGCTTCCCTCCCATTACTGAAAGCCGGAAGGCCTGACAGGCTATCAGGAAATAGCTTCGTACCGGCAGCAAAGAGGGTTATAAGCGATTCTCAAAAATAATAACGTCACTGGCCATCAGCGCAGCATCACTGCTTGTTTGCCAATATCTTCCTGCCAGTACAGAGGCCTATCTGCACGCTCTGGCAACCGGTAAAGACAACCGGCAGATCGTTGTAAGACTGCCAATGGACAAACCTGAAAATGGTTCTTTACCACTGGTAGGAAGAAAGAGGCTCAGCGACCCTGACCGATTTGGTTCGGAAACCATCCAGGGCTACACGGGAGGTAATGGCTTTGCCTGGGAGCTGGTCGGTGAGTATGAAGAAGTCTGCCCTACAGTTTATGACTTTAAACTGGAACAGAATACAAAAGAGCACAAAAAAACCAAAGAGGACGTGGATGTTCTGGAAAGCACTTCAAAGCTTCCGAAAAGTCAGAACCTTATTGTTCTGAAGGATGGTAGTCTTCTGTTCACCTGCTCTCGCTCCCGTATTATTTTAAAACACCCCAATCGTAATGGGGCTAATAAAGCTTACAAATATCCAGAATTCAACCTGGACATTACCGATTTTCTCAGCGCTGGCTTTGACGAAGCACAAAACAACAATCATGAACACGGCATTTCACTGGCGTACAACAAAATAAACAACGTCGTTTATGTTGGCATTGAAGACCTGATCTTTGGCCTTGATCTTGACGCGATGACAAAGTCGATAACAAAGGAGCAGGCAAAGAGCTTTTCCTTTAAAACGAAGGTTGACATCACAGCCTGGGAACAAACTGAGCGCTACCAAAACCTGAAGCATAATTTTGCTCAGGCAAACCAAAGCTCAGGCCAAACACTTTCTTATGATGCCAGTGATTTTTTCACTCCATTGACCACTATGCCCTGCCTCATCCGATCATCATCTTCTTCTACTTTGCAGCAGGCACCATTGCTCTGTCAGCCGTGCTGAACATGCTGGGCGTATCGGTGACCTACGATGCCATGGACCGGACAACCGGCGAACTGATGCCAACCACAGTGACCATCCAAAGTCTGCTGACGGCAGACGGCGTTCGTTTCATGTTTACCAATGCCATTCGAGCCTTCACCGGCCATGCCGCACTGGGGACGATTCTGGTCGCTATGCTGGGTGTCGGTGTTGCAGAATCGTCCGGCCTGATCAGTGCCATGCTCAAGCGAGTGGTACTGGCCACACCTAAACGACTGATTACTCCTATTCTGGTGTTTGCCGGTATTATGTCCAACGTTGCATCCAACGTTGGCTATGTGGTGCTGGTTCCTCTGGGTGCAATTGTCTTTATGAGCTTTGGCCGTCATCCGCTGGCGGGTATTGCAGCAGCGTTTGCCGGTGTATCCGGGGGATTCTCTGCCAACCTGGTGGTTGGTTCTACCGACCCTCTGTTGGGCGGTATATCCACAGAAGCAGCCCGTATTCTTGACCCGACCTACATGGTCACTCCGGTGGCAAACTACTACTTTATGTTTGTCTCAACCTTCCTGATCACCATTGTACGTGGTCAAAGATCTGGTCAAAGCTATGTCGTCCATGGGCAGTGTGCTGGTCATTATTTTTGTTTCCGCACAGTTTGTCTCTTACTTTGCTTACTCAAACCTTGGCATTGTTGCTGCCGTGTCTGGTGCTGAAATGCTGCACGGTATTGGTTTTACCAGCATTCCACTGGCCGTTGCCATGGTGGTTCTGGCGGCGGTAACGAACCTGTTTATGGGGGGTGCCAGCTCTAAATGGCTGATTATGGCACCGGTATTTATCCCAATGTTCATGCAGATGGGTTTCAGCCCTGAGTATACTCAGGTGGCTTACCGTATTGGTGACTCCACCACCAATGTCATTACCCCGCTGATGACCTATTTCCCAATCATCGCCAGTTTTGCCGCGCGTTATGAAGAGAAAAATGGTCCGAAGATTGGTATTGGTACCGTGATCTCTATAATGATGCCATACACCTTCTTCTTCCTTGGTGGCTGGATTGTGATGTTTATTATCTGGAGCATGCTGAACCTGCCGCTGGGTCCGGGTGCTGCCATTATGTTGTAAGTTTTTGGTGCAGGAAGGTGGGATTGCTCTCACCTTCCTGTCCATCAAATGGATTCTCAGGGTCTGTCAGGTCTGCCTGCTTTTTCAGGGCAGAAGGGATGCCCGGACTATCTGGACGTCCACCAGAGCATAAAGCGCCTGAGAAATGGTTCAAAACAAGAGTGGCAGGTGCTGTCATCCTCCTCAGTCCGGTCGTTATCCTCTTCCTCAGTCCAGTCGCTCTCGTCTTCTGAAGAACGTCTTGATGAATCGTATGGCGTAATAACACCTGCATCCCCCTCTAAAGTCAGTGAAATGAAGGCCCCTGTATAAGCATCAATCCGGAACAAGCCTGACAGCGGCGAAATCCTCCCACCACCAGCCGAATATTCGAATGTAACGTGAAAAGTAATGTCTTCCGAATGATCGGTGCTCTGGTTATCAGAGGCGCTATCAGAGGGACTATCAGAGGCGCTATCAGAGTGGAGTCTTGCACTGGAAATAATGGGCAGGTATAAATCTTCTCCATCGGAGGATGGAATGGCAGGAAAGTTTTCTAAAAGAAATAAACCATTGTGATCGTCTGTTATTTCTCCGACAAAGGGAGTCACCTCCATAGCGAACACATCATTTAAGGGATATAAAAATAATCTGTGAACAAAAGGCTTCTCTTTCTTTTGTTTTTTCTTGCCTGCTCCTGTGTATTCCCTCATTTCAACTATGGAATAAAAAGTGCATACCTGATCCAAAATTGTTCCATATAAGAGTTGGAGTCTTGGATTTTCAGACTCGCTTAACGGGCTGTCTTCGTCCACATCTTCCATAAAAGTGATTTGTTGATCAGCACCGTTTTTATATAAATTAAATATTTTTCTTTTCTCACCCAGGGCAGTGGTTACAAACAACGATAGAAACAGCAACAAACCAAGATTATGAAATCTAAGCAGCTTACTGAAAGTGTTCATAATTCAATGTAATCCTCAATAAAATGAACGTCCAGTTTAGCTGCCGTTTGTGATACTGCACCTTTATCGTCTCTCCCAAAGAATGATTTTGAATCAATAACTGATTGACGATTTACTTAAATAATCATTTCACGCCAGCACCGTAACGTTTCTGCCTGGCTGAATTAAACGTCTTTCATCATGGCCTTGTACTTCATCTGGTCTTCGTACATTTCATGGAAGACCCTGTACTTTGCATCGTGGAATGCCCTGGTCTTTCTATCGGGCTGAATCACTTCCCCTTTGGAGGACATGGCTGCCATCGCTTCTTTCAGATCAGAAAAGTCACCACATGCAGTGGCAGCCAGCATGGCGGAACCGAGAATAACGGCTTCATCTTCCGCACTCAGGACAATTTCACAATCCGTCACGTTGGCGTGCTCTCTCAGCCACAGAGGGTTTTTGGTACCACCACCGCACATATGGATGCGGATAATCTGATGACCTGCGTTATTCATTGCTTCAATAATATGACGAGTGCCGTAAGACACTGACTGAATAGCTGCCAGGTATATTTTGGCCAGTTCGGTCAAATCGTTATTCATTGACAGGCCTGATACCATGCCTTTCAGGTGTGGGCTTGCCCTTGGTGAACGGTTACCGTGGTGATAGCCCAGCAGGTGGAAGTTAGCCAGAAAATTTGAATTTTCAGCCTCTGTTAACAAAGGCTACTCAATCATCAGCCTTGCAGTTGTTTACCGTGGAGAACATAACACGCCTTTTCTGTTTGTCAGTGCCGCTACACCTGATTATATAGAAGCACCGATACCCCTTGAAATGCACTGGCTGGGAGCCAACGGACGATCAATTTATCACGCTCATGAAACTGCTTTACACAGGACTCCAGTACGGTCGCTTTGACTACAAAGACGGAGAGCCAGAGCCAGGCAAAGGTGTCAAAGGTGACTTAACCTTTATTTCTGCTGAAACCGATCCGCACTCAACGCCAGTGCTGGGAATGCACACCCATCATAACAATCCGGTGTTTGCCTACTACCCCTACTACACCAGCGAGCCTCTTGAGATGATGACCGAAAGACTCACAGATCAGGGCAGGCTGGACATGTTTACCATGACGCCAGACATTATCAATTACCTTGTCAGGGGAGGCGGAACACGCCTGACTAATCCAAAAGGCAATGCTGCCCTGTTTCATATTTTTCGCATTCACAATCATCCGATTTTTCGTTCTGACTTTGCCCCGAATAAACACACTATGTATGAGCGCGTTAACTCAAGAGAGCGCTTAGGCAAAGGGGCAAAAGAGTGGCTGAATAACGACTTCTTTTCGGTTTTCAAAAATGTCTTTTACTCTTATCCCTACAAGAGCGATATCTCTCTGAAAGTCGCGGCACATATACTGCCCAAAGCAGGCGACCAAAGCTCTGCCGGTTGGGAAAAGCTATTCGATGATCAATGGGTTGAAGTGGCTGAACTGCCTGACATGCTTGTCAGAACAACCGATGACGGTTCTCTTGGAGCTCTGGTCAACCAATACGACGCCTTAGCAGCAAAGAAGAAACTCGATGATAAGGAACAGGCAAAACTGAATGCTACCATTCTGGCGATAGAGCACTCTCCTTTCAGGAAGGGCAACATGTCTGACTTCTTTGAAGGGAAAAGAGATGAGGACTGGGACCCGGAAAAACATTTCCAGCAGGCAGAAGATAACTTTCAGAGATTTAAATACGCCCCGCTCTGGCCGGGTGGTCTCTACTGGTCAGCTTTCTATCTGGATGAACCCAGATAGAAAGTAATTGGCATAAAAAAACCGGGGAATCCGGTTTTTTTATGCTCTGGACAAAACAACTGTAATTATATACAGTACTAAAAGCTATTAATAACCCCTATGCCAAACAGGAGAGGGCCATGTCAATTACCCCTATGTGGCGAGTTGATCGGGACGGGAGTATGTTTACAGACAAAAAAGCCGCTGAAGAACATGACCGCATGCTGGAGCTGGCAGCTAACCTGACCACGCTGCTGGAAGATCACTTTACCATCGACGAACAGCTGGCAGAAGAGATCGGTCTGTTGCTGTCCCGCAACAAGGATGTGCTGTCCAAAGCGTTCAAGGGCAAGCCTGACCTGGTGCTTGAAATTGGCAGGAGTTCTGAAGAGAAAACATCAGAGTCCGAAGCCGCCTGACTCTTAATAATTCCGCCTTTATCCCCCCAACCACCGAAGCTGGGTCCACTCAACTTCGGTTTCTGTCTATAATTCAATGGCTCTCCGCACTGGTACAGTACTCGTATGCACAACGTTCAAACGTAAAAAGGCAGCAAATCTAGCACTTGTACTGGTTGCTTATAGAAGTAATTCCGCTAATATAGCGCCCTTTTTTGTCTGGCAAGGTATGTAGTCACGACATGACGAGCTTCGTTCCTGGACAACGTTGGATTAGTGACACCGAAACCGAACAGGGTTTAGGCACTGTGCTTACCCTTGAAGGTCGGATGGTCACCCTACTGTTCCCCGCTACCGGTGAAACCCGGCTTTATTCCGTCAACAATTGCCCGTTAACGCGCGTGCAGTTCAACCCTGGTGACAAAGTAGAAAGTCACGAGGGCTGGATCATGACGGTGACAGATGTCATTGAAAGCAATGGCCTGTTAACTTACAAAGGTATGATCTCAGGCGGTCCGTCTGATGGTCAGCCTGAAGTGTTGCCCGAATCCGGTCTGGGCAACTTTATCCGTTTTAACAAACCGCAGGATCGCATGCTGGCTGGTCAGATTGACCAGAACAGCAACTTCTCCCTGCGTTATAAAACCCTGCAGCACAACCACAAGCTGAAACGCTCCCCGCTTCGGGGACTGGTTGGCGCGCGCACCAGCCTGATACCCCATCAGCTTCACATTGCCCGTGAAGTGTCCGGCCGCCATGCCCCGAGGGTTATGCTGGCTGACGAAGTGGGTATGGGTAAAACCATTGAAGCAGGCCTGATACTGCATCAACAGCTGGTAACAGGCCGTGCCAGCCGGATACTGATTCTGGTACCGGAAAGCCTGCAGCATCAATGGCTGGTCGAAATGCTGCGTCGATTCAACCTGCATTTCAGCCTGTTTGATGAAGAGCGCTGCCGTAACGCCGACGATGACAACCCGTTCAATACTGAACAGCTGATTCTCTGCAGCCTGGGCTTCCTCAGCAACAACGCTGAACGTTTCGAACAGGCCATGCAGACAGACTGGGATCTGCTGGTCGTTGATGAAGCGCATCATCTTGTCTGGGATGAAGAGAGCCCAAGCGCCGAGTACTGCACGGTCGAACAGCTCTCTCGCCATATTCCGGGCCTGCTGCTGCTCACGGCAACCCCTGAGCAGATGGGTCCGGAAAGCCACTTCGCCCGTCTTCGCCTGCTGGATCCGGATCGTTTCCACGATCTGAAGGCTTATCAGGGCGAAGAAAAAACCTATGAGCCTGTGGCTGAAGCGGTTCAGGAGTTGCTGGAAAACGACCGTCTTCCGGAAACTGCCCAGAACCATCTGATCAGTTTCCTGGGAGCAGAATGTCAGAACCTGATTGATAACATCAATATGGGCGACGAAGAGCTGAGAAGTTCTTCCCGTAACCGTCTGCTGCGCAGTCTGCTGGATCGCCATGGCACAGGACGCATTCTGTTCCGCAACACACGGGCTGCGGTGGGTGGTTTCCCGGGTCGTGTGGTTCAGGGCTATCCCCAGGCATTGCCTGAGCTCTACCAGATTGCACTGGAAGAAGAGACGGAGATTCGCTCCAGTCTTTATCCGGAACTGGCTTATCAGTCCCGCATTACAGTTGACGATATGGACCCCTGGTGGAAAGTCGACCCCAGAACCGACTGGCTGATCAACCTGCTCAAGCTGCTCAAAAAACAGAAAGTGCTGGTGATCTGTGCCAATGCCAATACTGCACTGGATCTGGAAGATGCCCTGCGCATCACTTCGGGCATCCCTGCGGCTGTTTTCCACGAAAACATGAGCATTGTAGAGCGCGACCGCGCCGCCGCCTGGTTTGCCGATGAAGAGTATGGCGCTCAGGTACTGATCTGTTCCGAGATTGGCAGCGAAGGCCGAAACTTCCAGTTCGCACACCATCTGGTGCTGTTTGACCTGCCGTCTCATCCCGATCTGCTGGAACAGCGCATTGGCCGACTGGACCGTATTGGTCAGACTGAAACCATCAAGATTCATGTGCCGTACATCACAGGTACCAGCCAGGAGCTTCTGTTTCACTGGTACGATCGTGGTCTGGATGCCTTTGCAGACACCTGCCCATCGGGCAGCATGGTGTTTGAAAAACATGGTGAACAGCTTCAGGCTCTGCTGCAACCAGAGAGCAACGCCTCGCTTGAAGACATTGAACCGCTGATCAGTGAAACAGCTGCCTTGAATTCAGAAGTGAAAGAGCATCTGCATAACGGTCGTGACCGCCTGCTTGAAATCAACTCCCGTGGACTGTCTTCCAACGAAGACATGATCAACGATATTGAAGAGCAGGAAGAACCTCGTCAGCTGAAGCGTTACATGGAAAAGCTGTTCGAAGGTTTTGGTGTGGAATCGGAAGACCATTCCAAGCACTGCCTGGTGATTCGTCCCGGCAGTCACATGGTCACGTCGTTCCCAATGCTCTCTGCCGATGGCATGACCGTCACCTTTGACCGTGAAATGGCTCTGTCTCGGGAAGACATACACTTCCTGACCTGGGAGCACCCAAATGGTTAGCGACAGCATGGAGATGCTGCTGACCAGCGATATGGGTAATACATCGGTTGCATTGCTGAAGAACAAAGCCCTGAAGCCCGGCACCATGCTGCTGGAAGCGATTTACGTGGTTGAAAGCAGTGGCGACCGCCGCTTGCAGCTGGATCGTTATCTGCCAGCGACACCGATTCGCTGCCTGATTGATCCGGGCATGAACAATCTGGCTACCAGAGTAGCCTTTGACACTCTGAACGCTCAGTTACAGCCCATCAAAAAGGGAATGGCGAAAAAGCTGGTCAAAGCCCAGCGTGAGCCAATTCTCAAAATGCTGGAACGTGCAGAAGGCTATGCCAAAGACGCGGTTCAACCGATTGTGTCGGAAGCCTGCTCGGCTCTGTTAGCCGCTGTAACAGAAGAGATCAAACGTCTGGCAGCTCTGAAAGCCGTTAACCCTAACGTTCGTGATGAAGAGATAGAACATCTCAAGAATCAGGCAGCTACCGGGCATCAGTGCCTGCAGAATGCCATGCTGAGGCTGGATGGCTTGCGTCTGATGATTGCAGGCTAACTTCCCTCTAAAATTTAAGCCCTTTGTCACTCCCAACAAAGGGCTTAAACACACTACGACTTGCTAAGGACTTGGATTAGGAAGAGGGTTTAGTATTCTCCCCATCGCCTTCACTATGATAACCATCATCATCTTTTTTTGAATCAAGTGCTAACGACTCACCTGAACTCCCGTCTTCTGCATCAACAAAACCTTCATCAAGCCCTACCGGCTCCCATGATTCATCGTCTGTCCAGGCTGACCAGTTCACGTCGTGATCTCCTTGAACATCAAACTTTGAAGTCAGAGTTTTTCCCGTATAATTTTCAACTGCACTTTTCAGCTCACCCTTTGTTTCAGCCTTACGAATCATTTCATCCATACGCATGGCCATCAGGCGTCTGCTGTAGATTTCCGGAGCAAGTCTGGACTCCATTTCCGGATTATCTTTATTCGCTATAAAAGCTTCTTCAAGCTTGGTAATTTCTTCTCTACGATATTTTTTTATCTGATCACCCATAGCCGCTTTAGCCATAGAGTCTTGCCCACCCAGTTGAGCCACCAGGCTGGGAAATTCCTCAAGCAAAGTCCAGAGTTGATCGTACTTACGTTGTGAGTTTTTGGTAAAATCCACCATCATATCATTAACACGCTCCATAACTTCAGGCGCTTCCCTTTTTGAGTCACCGAGTTTTGCATACTGTTGCCGCTTCTGCCTTAACTGCTCCTGTTGGTTGCTGACTTGCTCTTTTAACGATTGTATTTCTTGTTCAAGGTCAGCCCTTGCTTTCAGGGGCTGACCTTTCGTTCTGACCGTTTCTTTATCCCTGCCAAAAGGGATGTTGTTCAGCCGAAGAGTCAGCTTATTACAGGCTTTTTTGTCAGCAACAATTTGAGCATCAAGCTCTCTCATCTGTCGCAACTCATCGGAATCCTGCGCTAACCCGCTAAAACGATCCGACAACTCGTTATTCCTTTCCTGAAGAGCTTTCTCTTCTGCATAGTAAGCCTCTCTTAAACTGCGTAATTCCAAACGCTCCTCTTCGGTTCTGGGGCTGGACATACCCGGAACATATCCCTCTTTACCAGCCCTTACTTGCTGAACCCGCTCAAGTTCTTTAAGGTTTATATCGTCCCTGTCAAATTCAGCTACGCCTTGTTCATGCAGCAAATCCTGTTGAGCTTTGGTAA from Endozoicomonas sp. NE40 includes:
- a CDS encoding AbgT family transporter, translated to MSAVLNMLGVSVTYDAMDRTTGELMPTTVTIQSLLTADGVRFMFTNAIRAFTGHAALGTILVAMLGVGVAESSGLISAMLKRVVLATPKRLITPILVFAGIMSNVASNVGYVVLVPLGAIVFMSFGRHPLAGIAAAFAGVSGGFSANLVVGSTDPLLGGISTEAARILDPTYMVTPVANYYFMFVSTFLITIVRGQRSGQSYVVHGQCAGHYFCFRTVCLLLCLLKPWHCCCRVWC
- a CDS encoding AbgT family transporter; translated protein: MGSVLVIIFVSAQFVSYFAYSNLGIVAAVSGAEMLHGIGFTSIPLAVAMVVLAAVTNLFMGGASSKWLIMAPVFIPMFMQMGFSPEYTQVAYRIGDSTTNVITPLMTYFPIIASFAARYEEKNGPKIGIGTVISIMMPYTFFFLGGWIVMFIIWSMLNLPLGPGAAIML
- a CDS encoding FGGY-family carbohydrate kinase, with product MLTEAENSNFLANFHLLGYHHGNRSPRASPHLKGMVSGLSMNNDLTELAKIYLAAIQSVSYGTRHIIEAMNNAGHQIIRIHMCGGGTKNPLWLREHANVTDCEIVLSAEDEAVILGSAMLAATACGDFSDLKEAMAAMSSKGEVIQPDRKTRAFHDAKYRVFHEMYEDQMKYKAMMKDV
- a CDS encoding YebG family protein: MSITPMWRVDRDGSMFTDKKAAEEHDRMLELAANLTTLLEDHFTIDEQLAEEIGLLLSRNKDVLSKAFKGKPDLVLEIGRSSEEKTSESEAA
- the rapA gene encoding RNA polymerase-associated protein RapA, which translates into the protein MLTLEGRMVTLLFPATGETRLYSVNNCPLTRVQFNPGDKVESHEGWIMTVTDVIESNGLLTYKGMISGGPSDGQPEVLPESGLGNFIRFNKPQDRMLAGQIDQNSNFSLRYKTLQHNHKLKRSPLRGLVGARTSLIPHQLHIAREVSGRHAPRVMLADEVGMGKTIEAGLILHQQLVTGRASRILILVPESLQHQWLVEMLRRFNLHFSLFDEERCRNADDDNPFNTEQLILCSLGFLSNNAERFEQAMQTDWDLLVVDEAHHLVWDEESPSAEYCTVEQLSRHIPGLLLLTATPEQMGPESHFARLRLLDPDRFHDLKAYQGEEKTYEPVAEAVQELLENDRLPETAQNHLISFLGAECQNLIDNINMGDEELRSSSRNRLLRSLLDRHGTGRILFRNTRAAVGGFPGRVVQGYPQALPELYQIALEEETEIRSSLYPELAYQSRITVDDMDPWWKVDPRTDWLINLLKLLKKQKVLVICANANTALDLEDALRITSGIPAAVFHENMSIVERDRAAAWFADEEYGAQVLICSEIGSEGRNFQFAHHLVLFDLPSHPDLLEQRIGRLDRIGQTETIKIHVPYITGTSQELLFHWYDRGLDAFADTCPSGSMVFEKHGEQLQALLQPESNASLEDIEPLISETAALNSEVKEHLHNGRDRLLEINSRGLSSNEDMINDIEEQEEPRQLKRYMEKLFEGFGVESEDHSKHCLVIRPGSHMVTSFPMLSADGMTVTFDREMALSREDIHFLTWEHPNG